Proteins found in one Fodinicurvata sp. EGI_FJ10296 genomic segment:
- a CDS encoding TRAP transporter small permease codes for MNDRAIVGAIDFFLRPLQTVGQLIQKVEVAVISLAAGLLVVATGWGVFSRYILDQPLPWPPEFGVYIYVWMSYIGAAVVLRRRKHISISFFVDAMPFVARTLVNIVVHLLGLFFFVIVIQYSWRIMGPQLTLEFGAALRWPKAYLTASLFLAACSMALSSVQIILEDFRSILRPPADPDALEPEAVVKGL; via the coding sequence GTGAACGATCGAGCCATCGTCGGTGCAATCGATTTCTTTCTGCGCCCGCTGCAGACCGTCGGCCAATTGATACAGAAGGTCGAAGTCGCGGTGATCAGCCTCGCCGCCGGACTCTTGGTTGTGGCGACCGGCTGGGGTGTATTCTCGCGCTATATCCTCGACCAGCCACTTCCGTGGCCACCGGAATTCGGCGTCTATATCTATGTCTGGATGTCTTATATCGGCGCCGCTGTCGTCCTCAGACGCCGCAAACATATCTCGATCTCGTTCTTTGTCGACGCCATGCCGTTCGTCGCGCGAACGCTGGTCAATATCGTCGTGCATCTCCTGGGGCTCTTCTTCTTCGTCATTGTGATCCAGTATTCGTGGCGAATCATGGGGCCCCAGCTGACTCTGGAATTCGGCGCCGCGCTTCGATGGCCCAAGGCGTATCTGACGGCAAGCCTGTTCCTGGCCGCCTGTTCGATGGCGCTTTCGTCGGTACAGATCATTCTGGAAGATTTTCGATCGATCCTGCGTCCGCCAGCCGACCCTGACGCGCTCGAACCAGAAGCGGTGGTCAAGGGGCTGTAG
- a CDS encoding Gfo/Idh/MocA family oxidoreductase: MAQERLNLGIIGTGRIGRAHLAAAADLKDKIRVVAATNRRREKAESARGIVPIDRIHEDTTSLLADPDVDAVIICLPFVLHHQTTLAALRAGKHVMVEKPMASNADEAADMVAGARSAGKTVMVGQSRRFSDAARMAHDLRPRIGNIFRMVTNFMVRFAQPPTDWWSDTGELIMPLQGSHYIDFALWFKEEIPHSVFSRTRRFNPVFGASDEGDILMEFSGAASAAVHLSLSTNPHIHETVVIGTDGVMKIAEYATGVPFGIGTRLWLNDELIHSGDQNPGLYTVQLAEFVDALQQGRTPIADAASVLPVMDVLQAARHSQESGRMEPVHQRS, encoded by the coding sequence ATGGCACAGGAACGGCTCAATCTCGGCATCATCGGAACGGGCCGGATCGGACGGGCGCATCTTGCCGCCGCGGCCGATCTGAAGGACAAGATCCGGGTGGTTGCAGCGACCAACCGCCGCCGCGAAAAGGCGGAATCAGCGCGCGGAATTGTGCCCATCGACCGAATTCACGAGGACACGACCAGCCTGCTGGCCGACCCCGACGTGGATGCCGTGATCATCTGCCTGCCCTTTGTCCTCCATCACCAGACGACTCTGGCAGCTCTCCGGGCGGGCAAACACGTCATGGTCGAAAAGCCGATGGCGTCTAATGCCGACGAAGCTGCCGACATGGTCGCTGGCGCCAGGTCGGCCGGAAAGACGGTCATGGTCGGCCAAAGCCGCCGCTTCAGCGATGCCGCCCGAATGGCCCACGACTTGCGCCCGCGTATCGGGAACATTTTCCGGATGGTGACCAACTTCATGGTGCGCTTTGCCCAGCCGCCGACCGACTGGTGGAGCGACACCGGTGAACTGATCATGCCGCTTCAGGGCAGCCACTACATTGACTTCGCCCTGTGGTTCAAGGAAGAGATCCCACACTCCGTCTTCTCGCGGACACGGCGGTTCAATCCCGTCTTTGGCGCGTCGGACGAAGGCGATATCCTGATGGAGTTCTCCGGCGCCGCGTCGGCGGCAGTGCATCTGTCGCTGTCGACGAATCCTCATATTCACGAAACCGTGGTCATCGGCACCGACGGAGTGATGAAAATCGCCGAATACGCAACGGGCGTCCCATTCGGAATCGGAACCCGGCTATGGCTGAACGACGAACTCATCCATTCCGGCGACCAGAATCCCGGCCTCTATACGGTCCAGCTTGCGGAATTCGTCGACGCCCTGCAGCAGGGCCGCACGCCGATCGCCGACGCGGCCTCGGTGCTGCCGGTCATGGACGTGCTCCAGGCGGCCCGCCACTCGCAAGAGTCCGGCCGCATGGAGCCCGTGCATCAGCGGAGCTGA
- a CDS encoding ATP-binding cassette domain-containing protein: protein MNSETPLLEVAGLSKSFGSVTALKDVSMKLDAGEVHCLLGDNGAGKSTLIKVFAGVHEPTTGELRLEGKPTRFQSPRDALDHGIATVFQDLAMIPLMSITRNFFMGREPTVGWGPFRRIDWGFADRVASEEMHKIGIEVREPQQPVGTLSGGERQCVAIARAVYFGAKVLILDEPTSALGVSQASMVLRYVAQARKRGLGVIFISHNVHHAFAVGDRFTLLNRGRSMGTHRRGEITREELTDMMAGGKELAQMEEELQQIESA, encoded by the coding sequence ATGAATTCCGAAACGCCATTGCTGGAAGTTGCCGGCTTGTCCAAGAGCTTCGGGTCTGTCACCGCGCTCAAGGATGTTTCGATGAAACTGGATGCCGGCGAGGTGCACTGCCTGCTGGGTGACAACGGCGCCGGGAAATCGACCCTGATCAAGGTTTTCGCCGGCGTCCACGAGCCGACGACCGGCGAGTTGCGTCTTGAGGGCAAGCCGACGCGGTTTCAGTCGCCGCGCGATGCCCTGGACCACGGCATCGCCACCGTGTTCCAGGATCTGGCGATGATACCGTTGATGAGCATCACGCGGAATTTCTTCATGGGCCGGGAGCCAACGGTCGGATGGGGGCCTTTCCGTCGCATCGACTGGGGCTTTGCCGACCGTGTTGCCAGCGAGGAAATGCACAAGATCGGCATTGAAGTGCGGGAGCCGCAACAGCCCGTGGGGACGCTATCGGGTGGTGAGCGCCAATGCGTGGCCATTGCGCGCGCCGTCTATTTCGGAGCCAAGGTGCTGATTCTGGACGAGCCGACCTCGGCACTGGGGGTCAGTCAGGCGTCGATGGTGCTGCGCTACGTGGCCCAGGCGCGCAAGCGCGGACTCGGCGTCATTTTCATCAGCCACAACGTTCATCACGCTTTCGCGGTCGGCGACCGGTTCACCCTGCTGAATCGCGGCCGCAGCATGGGAACCCACAGACGTGGCGAAATCACGCGCGAGGAACTGACCGACATGATGGCGGGCGGCAAGGAACTCGCACAGATGGAAGAAGAACTCCAGCAGATCGAGAGTGCTTGA
- a CDS encoding TRAP transporter substrate-binding protein, with protein sequence MRKSSLLATTASILFLSAGSVHADETFRLTMGMSEAPDSPSHMAAERISELAAERSDGRLQIDVHPGGALGSVSSMIEGTTTGSIDLYWGGISWYENFNPDFKIFSIGWGFQNEDHMLRFMDTDRFEEMKENLRETRNLRMISHHGLRSPRRLICTVPVESPDDLDGVRVRVPDQPIYLQTWEAVGADPVRIDYGEAYLALQQGIADCVENPIEGLYAMSFYEQTDYLMYTDHLLNPYTVVVNEQTFQELGEELQEILIQAALEGSEYYVSIRDEEEATALSQMEEAGIEVIRPDLQPFAERSRELARELEADGEWTEGLFDYVFDLASES encoded by the coding sequence ACGATGGGCATGTCGGAAGCACCCGATTCGCCTTCCCATATGGCGGCCGAGCGAATAAGCGAACTTGCCGCCGAGCGCAGCGATGGGCGGCTTCAGATCGACGTCCATCCCGGGGGTGCGCTTGGTTCCGTGTCGTCCATGATCGAAGGCACCACGACAGGCTCGATCGATCTCTATTGGGGCGGCATTTCCTGGTACGAGAATTTCAATCCCGATTTCAAGATCTTCTCGATCGGCTGGGGATTCCAGAACGAAGACCACATGCTTCGGTTCATGGACACCGATCGCTTCGAGGAAATGAAGGAAAACCTGCGGGAAACACGCAATCTCCGGATGATCTCTCATCACGGTTTGCGCTCACCACGGCGATTGATCTGCACCGTGCCTGTCGAAAGCCCCGACGATCTGGATGGCGTGCGGGTGCGCGTTCCCGACCAGCCGATCTATCTGCAGACATGGGAAGCGGTCGGCGCCGATCCGGTTCGGATCGACTATGGCGAAGCCTATCTCGCCTTGCAGCAGGGAATCGCCGACTGTGTCGAGAACCCGATCGAGGGTCTCTATGCGATGTCCTTCTACGAGCAGACCGACTACCTCATGTATACCGACCATCTGCTCAACCCTTATACGGTCGTGGTGAACGAACAGACATTCCAGGAACTCGGCGAAGAACTGCAGGAAATCCTGATTCAAGCCGCACTGGAGGGGAGCGAATACTACGTCAGCATCCGCGACGAAGAAGAAGCCACCGCCCTGTCCCAAATGGAAGAAGCGGGAATCGAGGTGATCCGTCCGGACCTGCAGCCATTCGCCGAACGCAGCCGGGAATTGGCCCGCGAACTTGAGGCCGATGGCGAGTGGACCGAAGGGCTGTTCGACTACGTCTTCGATCTGGCCTCCGAAAGCTAG
- a CDS encoding TRAP transporter large permease: MDLALLIGSLLVFIALKMPIGLALAVSSTLYLVFSERAFSLTIIPERMIDGLDSYPFLAVPFFIMAARFMNSAGITHRIFEFALSLVGHIKGGLGHVNIVASMIFSGMSGAAVADTAGLGLIEIRAMIREGYSRAMSAAITAASAIIGPIIPPSITLVIYGVLAEVSVGRLFLAGVLPGIVMGFSLMCMVYFLAASGREVMPTRPRQSLCEIWVSFKKAFFTLLAPIILLGGIAGGVVTPTEAGVIAVIYAIILGIFYREIIFRHLPGILGETAEQTAAVMFLLAGATIFGWILTVERVPMTVTVFMLGLTDNPHLILLLINILLLGLGMFLNSSTILVLTIPVFNPMIMALGIDPVHFGIIMTLNVMIGMLTPPLGVCLYIAADIAEAPFEKVFKAVIPFYIPLIICLLLVTYFPGWVLFLPNLFLN, from the coding sequence ATGGATCTGGCGTTACTGATCGGAAGCCTGCTGGTCTTCATCGCGCTGAAGATGCCCATCGGTCTGGCATTGGCCGTTTCGTCGACGCTCTATCTGGTCTTCAGCGAGCGGGCCTTTTCGCTCACGATCATCCCGGAAAGAATGATCGACGGCCTGGACAGCTATCCGTTTCTGGCGGTGCCGTTCTTCATCATGGCCGCACGGTTCATGAACTCCGCCGGCATCACCCACCGGATCTTCGAATTCGCGCTCAGCCTTGTCGGCCACATCAAGGGCGGCCTCGGGCACGTCAACATCGTGGCGAGCATGATCTTTTCCGGCATGTCGGGCGCGGCCGTCGCCGACACCGCCGGGCTCGGCCTGATCGAAATTCGCGCCATGATCAGGGAAGGCTATTCCCGTGCCATGTCGGCGGCAATCACGGCGGCCTCGGCGATTATCGGGCCGATCATTCCGCCCAGCATCACGCTCGTCATCTATGGCGTTCTGGCCGAGGTGTCGGTCGGCCGCCTGTTCCTGGCCGGCGTCCTGCCAGGCATCGTCATGGGCTTCTCGCTGATGTGCATGGTGTACTTCCTGGCCGCATCCGGGCGGGAAGTCATGCCGACACGGCCACGGCAAAGCCTTTGCGAGATATGGGTATCGTTCAAGAAGGCATTCTTCACGCTGTTGGCGCCGATCATTCTGCTGGGCGGTATCGCCGGCGGCGTCGTGACACCGACCGAGGCCGGCGTCATCGCGGTCATCTACGCCATTATTCTCGGCATCTTCTATCGCGAGATCATCTTCCGACATCTGCCCGGCATATTGGGGGAGACCGCCGAGCAAACAGCCGCCGTCATGTTCCTTTTGGCCGGCGCGACCATATTCGGCTGGATCCTGACAGTAGAGCGCGTGCCGATGACGGTCACCGTTTTCATGCTCGGCCTGACCGACAACCCTCACCTCATCCTGCTGCTGATCAATATTCTGCTGCTCGGTCTGGGAATGTTCCTGAATTCGTCGACCATCCTCGTCCTGACCATCCCTGTGTTCAACCCGATGATCATGGCACTGGGGATCGATCCGGTGCATTTCGGAATCATCATGACCTTGAACGTGATGATCGGCATGCTGACGCCGCCACTGGGAGTCTGCCTCTATATTGCCGCCGACATTGCGGAGGCGCCATTCGAGAAGGTTTTCAAGGCAGTCATACCGTTCTACATACCACTGATCATCTGTCTATTACTGGTCACCTATTTCCCCGGCTGGGTTCTGTTCCTGCCGAACCTTTTCCTTAACTAA